The genomic stretch TATGATACTGAATTCATCTCTGCTTCAACTTTAACATGGCACATAAAGATCCACTTAACTGTTCACAATAATGTTTGCAAACAAGGCCTATAACCAGAATGTTAATGGTCAAGTGGGGATCCCAAATGATGTGAACTTTGATCATGCTCTATAAAAAAACACATACATCTCACTTCTTCACCGCTGGCTAACCATTCTTTGCTCCGAGTGCCAACGGACAACTTTACTGTAGGGCAAATCTCCCCCGAATATGTCTAGGGCACTCCCGACAGTAACATCGACCCGACTTTTGCCTGCTTGCTTTATCCTCTCCAAGTCGTCCATTGTCGACACACCTCCGGCGTATGTTGTTGGGATCTACAGAGCCAAGATAAATTAGAGGCACATGTTGAGTACACATGACAGAGAACTACTCTGAATATAAAGCTGAACACCTCTAGAATAAAATGTAAGTAATTGAATTTCATTTCTAGATGCATGCAAGTTCAATAAAATCAAGCATGGAAAGACGGTCGAGCAACTAGTACTAAGTGTTTGATTCACCTCACTACACAGAATTCGCTCTCCAAACAATGTACATAgtttcttttcatttttcttttggtgggTGGGTAGCAAGCAATTGATTTGTTAATGGGACAATTAGATAAAAACTACAATATGCAGTCAGTGAGAAAATAAAGGATACTGATCTTTATTTTAAAAAAGTCAAAAAAGAAACACAGAACTCGAACTTAAACTGGTGCACCAAGTAACTGTACATACAGGTGAATGGAGTCCCAATAGTGCCACAAGTTCCTCGTCAATTCCTAACCTGCAGTTCACAGAATAGCTTTGACAATGAGTACAGTATAACTATATATCATAAGATGGGTGGTTTACCGATCGACAACAAGCTTAAATTAGACAAATTAACTACTCACAGAAAGTTTTTACGATGTCATAACAGGACGATTAACATGAAGAGATTTCAGTGATATCTAGTTTCTGGGAGATTAAAACTTAAACATGGGTGAATAAAATGTGCACTACCGATGAGTCACCAGTAAGTCACGCaattacaagaaagaggaaattcCTGCCTGCGGGCAAGTTTTTAGTTGTGGGATGGTCCATATACTGCAATGGAGCTTGACAGGTTTTGCTGGATGATATGGTTTGGCATCTAGGAGGGatatcaacaaaaaaaaaatgatgactTTTCTCTAGGACCAATCCCATAGATTTACCACTTGGTACAATCAACCACATAATCGGAAACTTCGGTTTTTCAATGTGTCTTCAAATTTACAAATTGAGCTCAAACACACGCACAGGCACCCAAAAGGGTGCAGATGAAATTAATTCAGAATCTCGAGAATAACTGTGGCAAGCACATAGTCGTATAAATTAGATAGTCATGGGAAGTTAAAACGACAAGACAATTATATCTACCAAAGGGTGACTACACTACTACTGCATATCAACAAAAGATGGATTAATTAAATACAGAAAGAACATGGTTCACCTTTTGCCCTCCACATCAACTCCATGAACCAAAAACTCATCTGCATAGGCAGCAAGACGTTCTAATGTTGGCCCATCCACATAGACATCACTGAACTTCTGCCATCTGTCAGTCACAATGGCATATTTGCCATCCTAACCAGAAACATTTTGGTAAGATAAACCGAAGATAGAAAGAGCTGTCAGTAAGATAACAGCGGCCAGCAGGGAACTGATTTTGTTCCATTATCAAGCTTCCTATTTATGCAATCGGCTTAGCTCAACTTGTACTCAATGTAATTGTTACATTAAGTAAGGCAATGCTCTATGTTTGGATGACGAGGGGCAACAAACCATGTTACTTTTAGTCTTTTAGAGAAAATTTTATGTAAGTTGCACACAAATTTCAAAAGGTAGATCACAAGAAAACAGTACTGTAAATTAGCACTGATGTTCAGTACATTAACATACTTCGAAGTTTTAACACATGATGAAATGTACCTTTTTTCGACAACTAAGGTCCAAAACAAGCCTTTGCTTCCCAACAAGCTCGACAAGTTGCGTCAGTCTTTCGATGTTCATTTTTCCATCACTAAATACATACTGCATAAAAGACTATACATAAGCTGCAAATATTCAACTGATCAGTCATCTATCATCTACAAACAAAAAGCAACTAGAATAGATGAGAAAAATTTCCAGACCCAGAGCGCAGGTGCTAACCATCTAGTTCCGAAAAAAATCCAACTTTGAACAACATGTTATAGCTAATACTAGCCATTGAGGCTCTTAGAGAGTCTTTGTCATCAAGAAAAATAAAGCCACAAAGCAACCACATTGGCAATAGAAGAGTAGCCAAAATGTGACAATAGAAAAACTGGTAACAGCTGCGGATAAGTGATTATCCATTGGATATATAGGCAACGTTACTCTGGCAGCATTCTAGGTCTTGGTGAAACAACAATATTGATATCAAAGAAAAAAATAGTTTAAACAATTTCACAAACAAGAGATGAACAGGAAGTTGAAATACGATGTGGGCCAGGCCCTAATCTTATTCCATAATCTAATATGCATATGTACATTTAACAAACAGAGGCGTAAATGGTTCATGGCAAGAAGAAAAAATATAACTGCATTATTTACACAAAATTAGAGCATGAACACGTACAGAAGTTACAATCACGTGACTTGCCCCTTCATTAAGGTAAGACATTGCATTCTCCAAATTTATTCCACCTCCAACTTGCAAACCACCTAGTATTATGATAGTCCATGTTTATGGCAATGTGTTAATTTGATGGCATCTCCAGCTTATACAATACAATAGAAACAAACAATACAGCATGAGCGCCACTATCAGATGTACAAAACTCCCCCATGGGAGAAATTGATGGCAGTAGCCTTGACTCATTGTAAACAACTACAGCACAGGGCCATTGCAATAAGTCCAAAATTTGGTATTGTAATCTTAAAGAATGTTTTCACCAGATAAGAACTTGAATTGAAGATAATAAACTACCAACATGAATCTATGCTGCTCATGAATATTATGAACCAACACGAACACACGCTTCACTGCTTGAGATGTGCGTCACATATTAAAAGTTGCACAACATGCTTAGTTTCAACAAAGAAGCTCTTTAATCAGACCCAAATGCTACATCATATACGttctgaaaaggaaaaaaatacagTTCTGGTGATAAATAATAAAAAGATAACATATTCTCACCAGGATATGCATTTAGCGCTTCCAGCGCAGCAGAACGGCTCGCATCGTCGCCACCAAGCATTATGACATGCCCACCAACAAGTCCATCCTGTTTATAAATATTCGCAAATTCTGCTGGAGGCTTGTCCGATTCAAAGTTTGTCACTAGTGCCGTTCCGTCATCTGATGTATCACGCAGAGTGGAGCCAACAATCTGCTTAACTTTCCCCTAGGAGTCCACAGAAATAATCTATCAGATAGGCGATGCTCTTAATGCCAGATATGCCTAAACGTTGATGATTGCAAATATATTGGTAAGCACAGTTTGTGAATTCTAGCTACACTAGGAATTGCCAGCATCGATTTACATTCATATCAGAGTATGATACGACTGCTAATCACAACAGTGAAGGGTACCATTCCTACTGGCTACTGACCTTGTGAATGTCGATACACGGCCTGAAGCTAACCGAGCACACGACGGTACGCCCCCCTGCCAAAACGCACGGCCAATCTCATAATCCCGACTATCGACCAGAGCATCAGGCAAAGTGACAATGCATCTCAGGCCACAGAGGGATTCGAAGGGGGGAAGACATACTTGACGCGCCGGACCTCGCCGGGGGCACCGAGACCCGCGAGCTCGCCcagcgggcctgcggcgccgcgcACGGTGGTTGCGGAAGCCTCGCCGCGCACCTCGACGCCATCCGGAAgctcatcgacggcggcggcggggtagggTTTTGGTTTTTCCTGTCTGTTCGGGCGGTGAGAGGCCGGATGAAGTGGGTCAGTCAGACTCGGACTAAACCAAGCAGCAAAGCTGAGAGTGTGTCGGACGCTGTCGCATCCGACGGTCCAGATGCGGTTATCTCAGATCTGACGGTCCCGAGCTTCGCACCTCCGGGCTATTAACCCCCCTCAGGTAGCTCACGGTGCGAGACATCGATTAGGCAGTAGCCAGTTCGCGactcggccaccgccgccgctcccagccgccgccgccggccgacgaGGAGAGGCCAGGATGTTCTTCCACATCGTCCTGGAGCGGAACATGCAGCTGCACCCGCGCCACTTCGGCCCGCACCTCCGCGACAAGCTCGTCGCCAAGCTCATGAAGGACGTCGAGGGCACCTGCAGGTAGGGTTTCCGTCAATCCCCGCCTCCGCCCGCCCCCTCCTCCGGCTCGCCGAACGAGCGCTGAATCCGGTTGGCTCTATCGCAGCGGGCGGCACGGGTTCGTGGTGGCGATCacgggggtggaggaggtcgggaaGGGGCTCATCCGGGAGGGCACGGGCTTCGTCACCTTCCCCGTCAAGTACCAGTGCGTCGTCTTCCGCCCCTTCAAGGGCGAGATCCTCGAGGCCGTCGTCACCATGGTCAACAAGGTTTACTCGACTGCTGTGGCCTTCTTATCCGCAGGCGTGATGCGCTCTGCAGTTCCCGGTTTACTGAACTTCGATTGCTCGTCTTGTTGGTTCTGCAGATGGGGTTCTTCGCGGAGGCTGGGCCTGTGCAGATCTTTGTGTCAAATCATGTGAGTGACTTGTGTGCTTTTAATTGGACCTGCCGCTTTGTCAAATTGGTGCAGTAAATTGATAAACTTCAGAATTCCCTATGTAGTCAGTTATTCAGTGCAAGCTCTTACATCCGGTTTGGATATGCCGCGGACAAGTTCTTGCTGACCTTGCACATTCTGGCTTACTGGTTGTGTTATTCTGCTTTTGTATGCAGCTGATTCCTGACGATATGGAGTTCCAATCTGGTGATGTGCCAAACTACACAACTTCTGATGGATCGGTATGCTTATTTCTGTATAACTGATTCTTACTGTTCTTCTCATCTTCGGTAACCACTAGCTAAGTGTCACTTGCATTACTACAGACTTCACCAGTACATTCATGCTTAAAACAAGTAACATATTTATTTAGATTAATGATTATCCCTTTCAGCCTTTATATTTTGTATAAGCATATCAAATTTACTATGCCTTTTACTTTCTAAAGATGGTAATGTTTGTTTAGAGTTGCCATAAGATGTTGTTTGGCTTGTTGAAGAATTAAAGCAACGAGATATTACATATCGAATGACTAACTACTTATTTTGTTGGTTTGGTGAGATAATGTACACTACTGGCAGGTCATGATCATTGAAATGCTATTTTGTGTGCTTGTAAAAAATTTAACAATCTAATGGTGTATTCCGCATGCTATAAGAAATTATAAATGCTTTGCTGCATATATGAATTGGTATATATAAATAAGCTCTCAAAAAATTACTATTAGGTACTGGGTATCAAAATAGAAAAGGATTCTTCTGTCGAAAGTGATTTTCTTTAGTCATTCTTTTGTGCTAAATGGGAATTGTTTGTTTGTTTGGTTCAGGTGAAAATTCAAAAAGAAAGTGAGGTTCGTTTGAAGATCATAGGCACCCGTGTTGATGCGACAGAAATTGTAAGTCTGTTACCCTTTCTTTTGTGGAAGTTTCTGAAATGGAAGTGCTCAGTTTTTAGAAGCATGAGGCAGGACCTCTGTGAGTTGTTGATTTTTGACTTGATGATCaaattccatatgcaataccattgagATCATTACATAAAAAGAATTGTAGTTGCCAATTTTCTATCAGTCTATGAAGAGGCATGTGTAGGTTTTGGGGCAAATAGTGACTTGATTCAACTTAATTAATTAGTCCAAGATTCATATGATTATGAATTCGGGTAGATAAGATGGTGTCTATCAGTCTGTGTACTGTTGTGTAAACTTTAAAGTGTTCTTTCTTCTTTCATATGCTATACTTACCAGAGGTATATAACTGATACAGAGTACTCTAATCCTATTTAGATTCATAATATATGGGTTTTGCCAAAATGTTGAATGCAACTTACTTGATTTCTATCTACTGAAACCATAATTAGATACTCCCTCAGTCTGGGTTTGTAAGGCCCACTCGAATTTTAAGCCCAACTTTGCCATCAAATTATGACTTATTTTCCATAAAAAGTTCGCTTTTTGGATTcatattttcaaaatgttttcaaAGGCATTATTTTTTTGGCAAATAACTCAATTTGTGTTAGTTAAATTTATGGTCAAAATTCAAGGGGCCTCACAAGCCCGGACAGTGCGAGTACCAAAAACAAGGCAATTTCGTCATGAAGCTACAGTTGTATTTGTATCCATCCTATTAACACCTTTTAGGCTTTGAGATGTGCAATTTCTTATAGTTTGATCATTTTTTGTCTCAGTTTTGCATCGGCACGATAAAAGATGACTATCTGGGTATTATCAGTGATCCTGGTGCAGCATCGTAAATGATCCAGACAAGACTGCAGCCTTATGATACTCTTCAACTTCGACATCCTGATGCATTGTAACGTGAAGAAAGACTGCAATAGAAATGGGTCATGTATTATCATAACTAGGATCTTTAACTGTAGTCAATGAGCCACAGCAGTGGTTAATTATTGGGATTGAAGCAGCTGTCTGAACCTTCTGATAAGATTGCACAACTATGTGTTACCAAACCACTTATCTTACTGCATCCGATGATGGTAAGACTGCAAGAGAAATGGGCCCTGTATTATATCTTACTGCATCCGATGATGGTAAGACTGCAAGAGAAATGGGCCCTGTATTATCATAACTAGGATCTTTAACTGTAGTCAATGAGCCACAGTAGTGGTTAATTTATTGGGATTGAAGCAGCTATCTGAACCTTCTGATAAGATTGCACAACTATGTGTTGCCAAACCGCTTATCTTACTACATCCGATGATGGTCGTTGTTGGCAATCAGATCTTAACTGAACGGAAGTACAAGTCAATGCTATCAAATAAAATGAACATATCTTTTCATAACATAGATTTGAATGGCATTCATGGGATAGTAATACACAGACATTTGAGGTTGTCCCATCTGGCAACACTGTACTAACAGACACCTTTCGCTAAGACAGTTAGGCTAATGTTAGCTGTAAGCGTTACATTATCAGCTCCCACAAGGTAATGCGTAGATACCTGCACAAAGAACAACTGAGATCAGATGATGCAATATAAAACCGTTGAATTAACATTAAATTTAAACCCTCTTTGGGATATAAAACACATACAGCTCACCTGCTCAGAACCTGAGGTTAGTGTAATCACTTTTCAGATGTCATTCTTTTCTCCAGGAGGGAGCCATGCTGTACACACTGGAAATCACAAACTTGTTTCCACCGACATGATCATGCTACTGCTCTGTTTCCAATTCACTTCAAATGCTGCTCCAAGATGTTCCAAAATTGATTTTGTAAATCACAATCTAGAAGTGTTCCTGAAAGATTTGAGAAGGTGCTAGTAAGCTCGCGTGAAGACCATGATCGGAAATATGTGAATAGCTCTTGAATATCTGGTACCATCAAGCCAATCTATCTGAAAAGGAAGCCAGGCCCATTAAGGCAAATAGGCAAAGCAACGaaaatgcatccacaatgcgaaaTGAGGACTCCGTGAGAAAGTAGATCTTGTGGTTGTTAGGGTCACCACGGTATCCTCGCGCAATCATTGCCTGCACAAAACAGAAAGAATAAGAGGTTAAAGAGGCGAAGCAACAAAAGATTACAGCTGTATCAGTCATATACTACAAGGACTCCATTTCCATCTAAGTACTACGATCTACACAGTTATGTGCCTAAAAATGTATTATGTCAACTATGATATGATCAAGTTTCACCATTCTTATGTCAATGAGACTACAGAAGAGCGCCTCAATTAAGGATGCAGCTGTGCTCGATGTTCCTTTTCTCTAAGCATTTTTTGCTTAATTAAGTTCAAACAAAAAACCATCCAAATTCCAGACAGCTAGTGATCACCTATGCGATTTCTACCCCATTTTGGCCCAAACTCATTTCTGATACACAAACAGTGAAGTCCATGCCTGGTTCAGTTTTCCTCAGACATCCAACTCGACAACACAACCAGGAACGGTTTGTCGTAAAAAAGCTACTGCCGTGTGCCCTTAGAAACGGACCTAAAGACAGATATGATAAGTATCTTTTATAGAGATAGTGTACTGATTCGTACACAGGTATTAGCAATGGTTGTTAAGCGTGTACAGATGTGATTGACACGCTGGTGTGAAAGACACTTGTGTACGTATGTGCCTAATTGCAGTAAACATCTATAATGGTGAGATGCACAGGGGAGGGGTTGAACAGCAACGACTTGAGATAGAATAGTACTAGGTGAAGGAAGGCACTGCTTGGGGGAGGGCTAGACCTGAAATAACGATCAAGGAATACCACAGCCAGCCAGCTAACAATCAAATCTACAGTAACTTACTAGCTAATAAAGATAACCTTACAAACAATATAAGATCATACCACCAATACAACAATAGTTGATAGCTAAGTAATATTCAGCCAGTTCTAACAAAGTAGAAACATTCCGAGCTTGTGGCCACTGTTGCTCCTGTTTGGCAAACCGTCTAGGTTGCACGTAACACCATATGCTAACAACAGGCTTATGGactttcaattcaaattcttatcctTCACAGTGACAGGAGAACACTTCCAAATCTGAGATCAATGTAAAAGACCATATGAATTTGGTTATGAAAAGGGGAAATGGCCTGCTACCCTGGGGATAGCTGCTCCCCTAATTCCACTGTGCAACTGATTGCTTGGGGGATACATGCTGGCGTTGTTTAGCATCTACTGTCATATAGGCTTATAGTAACTATAAAGTTAAGAAAGTTTTCTGAATCTTGAGTCTAGTCAAACATCAAATATTAGTGCATGCTGCCAAAGTACTGAAGATATATGATTCTATTAATGCCAACCTTAGACTCTTAGTAAATATGTGTGACCAAGGACTGCTAGATGGATTCGTAGAAAATTGTAATAATTAGTTCataaaacaacacatgaacacaaTGGATCACACTCAGCCATGTTCATAAATTCACTTTTCTGAGGATCGTGAAACTTTGAAATAAACTGACCTTGGATATTTGCTCCGCATGATCAAATATATTCTTGAAAATTCGCTGGACATAGTTGAAGAAAACTGCAAAGATGATATTAGTGTGAAAGTTCAATTCAACGTTTTTCCACATAGTAATATGTAAAGTAGTTGATTCAACCCTGATAGCCAGGTTAGAGAAAGTACATACTATCTATCGTTTCCATAGTGGCCAGATTTTTCCAATCAATCCGACGTGTTACGATTGCCAATGCTGAATTGCGAACCTAGTACAAATTTTGAATAATGTTATTCTTCAAGATTTGGTCTCAAATAGCAGTGTGTGTGTAGTTAGGAAAAGGTAAAATCAGTGTTCAGTTTGGCAATTAGCCTAAACTTGCCTCATCAAATACTAGATTAATGAACCTCAAAGATAGTAGCAGTGTAAGTACTATCTCGGGTACTGGCACACCAATAAGCTTCAGTGGAATCATAAACCACCACAAAGCAGAAGCAAGCTGCTCAGGAGTGGTCGTGGTCAAGCAGAGACTTGCACTTTGGAATATCTGCAACCAAACAACAAGCATTTCCATGAACATCTCAATTTGCATTActtgaatttaaaaaaaaaactaaaaacagtATATTTTGCACTCAGGACGTGTCTGTCTGCTGTACTCCACCAGCTAGAGAATGCAGAAGGCATTAGAAAGCAAAAGATAATGAAGATTTTGGGTAAGAGAAATATTAGGAAAATACTTAGATGAAATGGAGGAACATACTGCAAAGGAGAGGCATGCCGATGTACTTGCTACTGCTAAGCCTTTCCTTGTAAACTGTAGTGGCCCTAGTTTCATGATTGTGTAAGAATATCCACTCAAGGAAAAAGGAATATTCGGCACACCTAGAACAGATAAGGGAGGAGTTCTTGTCTGTAGTAGGGAAGGTGCGCCATCGGCACCAAATCCCAACATTATGAATATGATGCCTGaaagaagagtaacccttccaagtTGATCCTACAGAGTAAATACAATTTGATTTATGGATACAAGCAAAGCAAGTGCATTTCAAGAAGAATATACTTAATATACAAGACAATAAATGCTATGAGTAGAATGGGTAAATAAGGGATAAGATATAAGTAAAACATGATCGCTGAAACTGTCTAACTTAAAGTCCTGCATCAGCACCAAAAATGACAGTAAATTAACTACAGTTTGCTATGTTAAGAGTATCGGTTTTTATTTGTCATGTACATGTGGGGCCCCAGCAAGGCAGCAATAGGAGCAAATCAGAGTATATGGCGGCAGCATTAATTAGGATAAATGATTTCGATACTACATATTTCCTTTTGGTGAGTTCTTATGTTACATTTTTTTTTCGTTCAGGCAGATCTTATCTTATACGTTCTAATATCTGTATATAAGGACCATGTTATCAGTGTTGTAAAGATGAACAATAAAATCTTTCAACTAATGTGCTGTCCACCAAGTCTACGCTCATGTTTTTGCTAAGAATCTAATATCCCTACCCTTCAGCTATAAATGCTATATGCCAGTGGACCTTCCATAGTACGGTAGTTAACGCGATGTAGTAATATACATCACAGTATTGGTTTAGGTCTAGAACAATACCAGGATTGTGCCTGCATGCTGTTGACTTGTTGTGTGTAAATTTTGTTCTGCTATATTTGTATAATGATTTTTTGTTGTTCCACTTGGATAAAAATCATCTACATATATTGTTTATGAAGTGCCATCAAGCAGGCTGTAGATGTATGATGACAATGGTAGtgttcttttatgcatttttttccTGGGACAAGGATTGCATTAGAACGTAAATGTGATAACATGGCACTCTGT from Lolium rigidum isolate FL_2022 chromosome 4, APGP_CSIRO_Lrig_0.1, whole genome shotgun sequence encodes the following:
- the LOC124647049 gene encoding 1-(5-phosphoribosyl)-5-[(5-phosphoribosylamino)methylideneamino] imidazole-4-carboxamide isomerase, chloroplastic-like, translating into MLGGDDASRSAALEALNAYPGGLQVGGGINLENAMSYLNEGASHVIVTSYVFSDGKMNIERLTQLVELVGKQRLVLDLSCRKKDGKYAIVTDRWQKFSDVYVDGPTLERLAAYADEFLVHGVDVEGKRLGIDEELVALLGLHSPIPTTYAGGVSTMDDLERIKQAGKSRVDVTVGSALDIFGGDLPYSKVVRWHSEQRMVSQR
- the LOC124706606 gene encoding DNA-directed RNA polymerase II subunit RPB7 — its product is MFFHIVLERNMQLHPRHFGPHLRDKLVAKLMKDVEGTCSGRHGFVVAITGVEEVGKGLIREGTGFVTFPVKYQCVVFRPFKGEILEAVVTMVNKMGFFAEAGPVQIFVSNHLIPDDMEFQSGDVPNYTTSDGSVKIQKESEVRLKIIGTRVDATEIFCIGTIKDDYLGIISDPGAAS
- the LOC124706605 gene encoding protein ABCI12, chloroplastic-like is translated as MAAVHLRPFHSLALPAARTTANPNWLHLPAKPRAGNNRSARLALLVCSASDPATPAAPSSSSSSSGDKNGAAAAAARWAAWIPRAAVGGVGPEQVLRLISGAAATPICQFVDSPRTFLHSVDPRVKLVWLLALVVLPARSNIYMRFGLVVGLALLSMWVLPNHVWKDQLGRVTLLSGIIFIMLGFGADGAPSLLQTRTPPLSVLGVPNIPFSLSGYSYTIMKLGPLQFTRKGLAVASTSACLSFAIFQSASLCLTTTTPEQLASALWWFMIPLKLIGVPVPEIVLTLLLSLRFINLVFDEVRNSALAIVTRRIDWKNLATMETIDIFFNYVQRIFKNIFDHAEQISKAMIARGYRGDPNNHKIYFLTESSFRIVDAFSLLCLFALMGLASFSDRLA